Proteins co-encoded in one Zonotrichia albicollis isolate bZonAlb1 chromosome 30, bZonAlb1.hap1, whole genome shotgun sequence genomic window:
- the NES gene encoding nestin isoform X3 — MEALEQEQQSLRVQIARVLEDRQQLMHLKMSLSLEVATYRTLLEAESSRLQVPAGEFRVTNGLRDLKLELSSSKASPASPEARRVLPCTPFPRVTKHPQSATLTPQSATLTPQITRELQKSTPALHGSATSRVRGLGALTPTPPQAGRASLALSPEQESCGVEGPAWPGGDEAAMSPGMERALPRASGDSGSASLQPLGDAHRLQYPAQLVSEALEDALKEMGDDAQPQEEPTPNSTWDIRAPSPVFPTKAVPEGPGEGQEGSEDEERAEEVMLQGLAKESSPLQDTAPSPPSVDPPLGSQEDLGAWEEEEEEEEEEVPAVLSPRDAEMEAQEGHEDLPGQTESSWEKPEEQRTQTPSTQPSHPSEDEEEGDLQQEGTDVQEEKCPHREVEAAGAVLVQSHLALPTEGHLEQDFADAEQERAEQHKMPRCEVDLAAEQGREQELCPEQELKGVPEAIPAEEPPTGAGGDAGAGEGTGRGGDGEGEKGEASREVLEEEDHGVGQDPMAGEDLGAGEDLGAGEDFGAGEVHGAGEGSKVGEGSEAGEDLGAEFLGAGEDLGEGEGSKVEGSNIEDHGAGEDHGAGEAGETLEGDSRAPEEPEELQEGEEEEQEELEPGEEPWAQEGDHGSAQEDWQVTAGDTEGPGQPAWAGDTLSSAGRLESEQRGGTGPAELEEAQEDDEGDARRQEMRQQQALAQAELAQLGSVAQPEPTPPGSPGHSQELAEASGQPGELGQVPGDSAEWALEEATRDTEPTELVAPGQVPGEKNEWALEETPRDTEPPELESAELVALGQVPGEWALEETPRTPELAVGTGRRVELEDTLPDSTPLHLYQEEMLMGTPSPDPPESKDTTGTAPVCATAQQGQGRDQPPTASVPQEEAEEAEEEEGYFMVSAPSQEVSSSEEAEIPEDFEEIQVDAAEGGQDGLGAPGEASAGPEEGTEHLEVLAAGADEGMEVPTEVPEDEEGTAELEEGPEEDPSCLGVVEPSSGGSGEPAQDATAWQGPPEHPEDPDEELHSTAELEEGPEEDPNCLGVVGPPSGGSGEPALGATGSAVWERPEHPDLAADLDDGMEVPTEEPEVPEDEEVTAELEEGPEEDSSSMGVMEPSSGGSGEPAQGATGSAEEHPEDLAAEADMEVPTEEPEVPNDEEDTAELEKGPEEDPNCLGVVEPSAGGSGEPTQGATGSAAWEGPENPEDPDEELHSTAELEGDARTLGLAGQEEEEDEDEPSMAPHDPTKATAELQAQAGPDGAEQPLEEQLGMEEGALGSESLGQGGSPEVTPDIPDTAELPVEIMKASGILEIVEQALEFNQELMGARVAEAGQGPGTRELSWDGGERPELSQDGGERSELSRDAEEHPEVSWDGGEHSELPQDAQEGSEFYQGEGEHPELSLDAQECSQLSRDAEEGSKLSRDAEEGSDLSQDAEEGSEFSQDAGEHSQLSQVAEEHPELHWDAEEDSKLSQNAEEGPELSRDAEEHPELSQDAEEHSQLSRDAEEHPELSQDAEEHSQLSRDAEEHPELSQDAEEHSQLSRDAEEHPELSQDAEVHSQLSRDADEDPELSRDEEEGSELPRDAGKHPELSWDAEEDSKLSRDAEERPELPQDAEEHPKLPRDAEEDPEISQEAEEGSSLSSSSEEEPTVQEALEVMQEGELRAQNGLHRPHSLEELPEFTEELLNGTSSTAPAQETLSEPSGVLPAQIPSPGDGTATKLGDGSLRGKQLSPVSPALGEEDVLSPTAQRQPCSSGDE; from the exons ATGGaggccctggagcaggagcagcagagcctgcgGGTGCAGATCGCGCGGGTGCTGGaggacaggcagcagctgatgcACCTCAAGATGTCCCTGAGCCTGGAAGTGGCGACCTACAG GACGCTGCTGGAAGCCGAGAGCAGCCGCCTGCAGGTGCCCGCCGGGGAATTCAGGGTGACAAACGGGCTCAGAG ATCTCAAactggagctgagcagcagcaaagcatCACCAGCGAGCCCCGAGGCCAGGCGGGTGCTGCCCTGcacccccttccccagggtgACCAAACACCCCCAAAGTGCCACCCTGACGCCCCAAAGTGCCACCCTGACGCCCCAAATCACCAGGGAGCTCCAGAAATCCACCCCAGCCCTCCatggcagtgccaccagcagggttagggggctgggggctctcacacccaccccaccccaggcaggcagagcctccctTGCCCTCTCCCCCGAGCAGGAGAGCTGTGGGGTGGAAggtccagcctggccaggaggAGATGAGGCTGCAAtgagcccagggatggagcgtgccctgcccagagcctctggggacagtggcagtgccagcctgcagcccctgggagatgcccacaggctgcagtaCCCGGCCCAGCTGGTCAGCGAGGCGCTGGAGGATGCCCTCAAGGAGATGGGAGATGATGCTCAGCCCCAAGAGGAGCCCACACCCAACTCCACGTGGGATATccgtgctcccagccctgttttCCCCACCAAGGCCGTGCCAGAGGGGcctggggaagggcaggagggctctgagGATGAGGAGAGAGCTGAGGAGgtgatgctccaagggctggcTAAGGAGAGCAGCcccctgcaggacacagctccatccccaccCAGCGTGGACCCTCCCTTGGGGAGCCAGGAAGATCTGGGAGcatgggaggaggaggaagaagaggaagaggaggaggttcctgctgtgctgagcccaAGGGATGCAGAAATGGAGGCCCAGGAAGGACACGAGGATCTGCCTGGGCAGACAGAGAGCAGCTGGGAAAAGCCAGAGGAGCAAAGGACACAAACCCCCAGCACGCAGCCTTCACACCCCTccgaggatgaggaggagggagaTCTCCAGCAGGAAGGAACAGATGTGCAAGAGGAGAAATGTCCCCACAGAGAAGtggaagctgctggtgctgtcctCGTTCAAAGCCACCTGGCTCTGCCCACAGAaggtcacctggagcaggactTTGCTGATGCAGAGCAGGAAAGGGCTGAGCAGCACAAAATGCCCAGGTGTGAGGtggacctggctgcagagcagggaagggagcaggagctgtgcccagagcaggaacTCAAGGGTGTCCCTGAGGCCATCCCAGCAGAGGAGCCTCccacaggagctggaggagatgctggggcaggggaggggacaggcagagggggagatggtgagggagaaaagggagaggccagcagggaggtgctggaagAGGAGGATCACGGGGTGGGACAGGACCCCATGGCAGGAGAAGACCTTGGGGCAGGAGAAGACCTTGGGGCAGGAGAAGATTTTGGGGCAGGAGAAGTCCATGGGGCAGGAGAAGGCTCCAAGGTAGGAGAAGGCTCTGAGGCAGGAGAAGATCTTGGGGCAGAATTTCTTGGGGCAGGAGAAGATCTTGGGGAAGGAGAAGGCTCCAAGGTAGAAGGCTCCAATATAGAAGACCATGGGGCAGGAGAAGACCATGGGGCAGGAGAGGCAGGTGAGACCCTGGagggggacagcagagccccggaggagcctgaggagctgcaggaaggagaggaggaggaacaggaggagctggagccaggagaggagccctgggcacaggagggtgACCATGGCAGTGCCCAAGAGGACTGGCAGGTGACagcaggggacactgaggggccaGGACAGCCGGCCTGGGCAGGTGACACCCTGAGCAGTGCAGGAAGGCTGGAAAGCGAGCAGAGAGGTGGcacagggccagcagagctggaggaggcccaggaggatgatgaaggagatgccaggaggcaggagatgaggcagcagcaggcgctggcacaggctgagctggcacagctgggcagcgTGGCACAGCCTGAGCCAACCCCTCCAGGttcccctgggcacagccaggagctggcagaggcttcAGGGCAAccaggggagctggggcag gTGCCAGGTGACAGTGCTGAGTGGGCACTGGAGGAGGCCACCAGAGACACAGAACCCACTGAGctggtggcaccagggcaggTGCCAGGTGAGAAGAACGAGTGGGCATTAGAGGAGACCCCCAGAGATACAGAACCCCCAGAATTGGAGAGCGcagagctggtggcactggggcaggtgCCAGGTGAGTGGGCACTGGAGGAGACCCCAAGAaccccagagctggcagtgggCACGGGCAGGAGGGTGGAGCTGGAGGACACCCTGCCCGACAGCACCCCCCTGCACCTCTACCAGGAGGAGATGCTGATGGGGACACCCAGCCCAGACCCTCCAGAGAGCAAGGACACCACGGGCACAGCTCCTGTGtgtgccacagcccagcagggccaaGGGAGGGACCAGCCACCAACTGCCAGCGTGCCAcaagaggaggcagaggaggctgaagaagaGGAAGGTTATTTCATGGTCTCTGCTCCCAGCCAAGAGGTGTCCAGCTCAGAGGAAGCCGAGATTCCTGAGGACTTTGAAGAAATTCAAGTGGACGCAGCTGAAGGCGGCCAAGATggtctgggggctcctggggaagcgtCTGCAGGGCCAGAGGAGGGCACAGAGCACCTGGAggtgctggctgcaggagcagatgAGGGTATGGAGGTGCCCACTGAGGTgccagaggatgaggagggcactgctgagctggaggAAGGCCCAGAAGAAGACCCCAGCTGCCTTGGGGTGGTGGAACCATCATCAGGAGGTTCTGGTGAGCCAGCCCAGGATGCCACAGCATGGCAGGGACCACCAGAGCACCCAGAAGATCCAGATGAGGAGCtccacagcacagctgagctggaggaAGGCCCAGAAGAAGATCCAAACTGCCTTGGGGTGGTGGGACCACCATCAGGAGGCTCTGGTGAGCCAGCCCTGGGTGCCACAGGCTCTGCAGTGTGGGAGAGACCAGAGCACCCAGATCTGGCTGCTGATCTAGATGATGGTATGGAGGTGCCCACTGAGGAACCTGAGGTGCCAGAGGATGAGGAGGTCACTGCTGAGCTGGAGGAAGGCCCAGAAGAAGACTCCAGCTCTATGGGGGTGATGGAACCATCATCAGGAGGTTCTGGTGAGCCAGCCCAGGGTGCCACAGGCTCTGCAGAAGAGCACCCAGAAGATCTGGCTGCTGAAGCAGATATGGAGGTGCCCACTGAGGAACCTGAGGTGCCAAATGATGAAGAGGACACTGCTGAGCTGGAAAAAGGCCCAGAAGAAGATCCAAACTGTCTGGGGGTGGTGGAACCATCAGCAGGAGGTTCTGGTGAGCCAACCCAGGGTGCCACAGGCTCTGCAGCTTGGGAGGGACCAGAGAACCCAGAAGATCCAGATGAGGAGCtccacagcacagctgagctggagggGGATGCCAggaccctggggctggcagggcaggaggaggaggaagatgaggatgagCCAAGCATGGCTCCCCATGACCCAACCAAGGccacagcagagctccaggcccaggcagggcctgatggagcagagcagcccctggaagAGCAGCTAGGGATGGAGGAGggagccctgggcagtgagagcctggggcagggaggtTCTCCAGAGGTGACCCCAGACATCCCTGACACAGCCGAGCTGCCTGTGGAGATCATGAAAGCCTCGGGGATTCTGGAAATAGTTGAGCAGGCGCTGGAGTTCAACCAGGAGCTGATGGGAGCGAGggtggcagaggctgggcagggtcCTGGCACGAGAGAGCTGTCCTGGGATGGAGGAGAACGCCCTGAACTCTCCCAGGATGGAGGGGAACGCTCTGAGCTCTCCCGGGATGCAGAGGAACACCCTGAGGTGTCCTGGGATGGAGGGGAACACTCCGAGCTCCCCCAGGATGCCCAGGAAGGCTCTGAGTTCTACCAGGGTGAAGGCGAACACCCCGAGCTGTCTCTGGATGCCCAGGAATGCTCTCAGCTCTCCCGGGATGCAGAGGAAGGCTCCAAACTCTCCCGGGATGCAGAGGAAGGCTCTGATCTGTCCCAGGATGCAGAGGAAGGCTCAGAGTTCTCCCAGGATGCAGGAGAACACTCTCAGCTCTCCCAGGTTGCAGAGGAACACCCCGAGCTCCACTGGGATGCAGAGGAAGACTCCAAACTCTCTCAAAATGCAGAGGAAGGCCCTGAGCTGTCCCGGGATGCAGAAGAACACCCCGAGCTCTCCCAGGATGCAGAAGAACACTCTCAGCTCTCCCGGGATGCAGAAGAACACCCCGAGCTCTCCCAGGATGCAGAAGAACACTCTCAGCTCTCCCGGGATGCAGAAGAACACCCCGAGCTCTCCCAGGATGCAGAAGAACACTCTCAGCTCTCCCGGGATGCAGAAGAACACCCCGAGCTCTCCCAGGATGCAGAAGTACACTCTCAGCTCTCCCGGGATGCAGACGAAGATCCCGAGCTGTCCCGAGATGAAGAGGAAGGCTCAGAGCTGCCCCGGGATGCAGGAAAACACCCCGAGCTGTCCTGGGATGCAGAAGAAGACTCCAAACTCTCCCGAGATGCAGAGGAACGCCCCGAGCTCCCCCAGGATGCAGAGGAACACCCCAAACTCCCCAGGGATGCAGAGGAAGACCCCGAGATCTCCCAGGAGGCAGAGGAAGGCTCCTCCCTGTCCTCCTCCAGCGAGGAGGAGCCCACGGTGCAGGAGGCCCTGGAGGTGATGCAGGAGGGTGAGCTCCGGGCTCAGAACGGGCTGCACCGCCcgcacagcctggaggagctgcccgAATTCACCGAGGAGCTGCTGAACGGCACCTCCAGCACGGCCCCGGCACAGGAAACCCTCTCAGAGCCCTCGggggtgctgccagcacagatccccagccctggggatggcACTGCCACCAAGCTGGGGGATGGCAGCCTCAGGGGGAAGCAGCTGAGCCCCgtgtcccctgctctgggtgagGAGGATGTCCtgagccccacagcccagcggcagccctgctcctcagggGACGAGTGA
- the NES gene encoding nestin isoform X1 produces MEALEQEQQSLRVQIARVLEDRQQLMHLKMSLSLEVATYRTLLEAESSRLQVPAGEFRVTNGLRDLKLELSSSKASPASPEARRVLPCTPFPRVTKHPQSATLTPQSATLTPQITRELQKSTPALHGSATSRVRGLGALTPTPPQAGRASLALSPEQESCGVEGPAWPGGDEAAMSPGMERALPRASGDSGSASLQPLGDAHRLQYPAQLVSEALEDALKEMGDDAQPQEEPTPNSTWDIRAPSPVFPTKAVPEGPGEGQEGSEDEERAEEVMLQGLAKESSPLQDTAPSPPSVDPPLGSQEDLGAWEEEEEEEEEEVPAVLSPRDAEMEAQEGHEDLPGQTESSWEKPEEQRTQTPSTQPSHPSEDEEEGDLQQEGTDVQEEKCPHREVEAAGAVLVQSHLALPTEGHLEQDFADAEQERAEQHKMPRCEVDLAAEQGREQELCPEQELKGVPEAIPAEEPPTGAGGDAGAGEGTGRGGDGEGEKGEASREVLEEEDHGVGQDPMAGEDLGAGEDLGAGEDFGAGEVHGAGEGSKVGEGSEAGEDLGAEFLGAGEDLGEGEGSKVEGSNIEDHGAGEDHGAGEAGETLEGDSRAPEEPEELQEGEEEEQEELEPGEEPWAQEGDHGSAQEDWQVTAGDTEGPGQPAWAGDTLSSAGRLESEQRGGTGPAELEEAQEDDEGDARRQEMRQQQALAQAELAQLGSVAQPEPTPPGSPGHSQELAEASGQPGELGQVPGASTEWALEETPRDTELAELESSELVAPAQVPGENSKWALEEATRDPELAELVALGQVPGDSAEWALEETPRDTEPIELESSELVALGQVPGDSAEWALEEATRDTEPTELVAPGQVPGEKNEWALEETPRDTEPPELESAELVALGQVPGEWALEETPRTPELAVGTGRRVELEDTLPDSTPLHLYQEEMLMGTPSPDPPESKDTTGTAPVCATAQQGQGRDQPPTASVPQEEAEEAEEEEGYFMVSAPSQEVSSSEEAEIPEDFEEIQVDAAEGGQDGLGAPGEASAGPEEGTEHLEVLAAGADEGMEVPTEVPEDEEGTAELEEGPEEDPSCLGVVEPSSGGSGEPAQDATAWQGPPEHPEDPDEELHSTAELEEGPEEDPNCLGVVGPPSGGSGEPALGATGSAVWERPEHPDLAADLDDGMEVPTEEPEVPEDEEVTAELEEGPEEDSSSMGVMEPSSGGSGEPAQGATGSAEEHPEDLAAEADMEVPTEEPEVPNDEEDTAELEKGPEEDPNCLGVVEPSAGGSGEPTQGATGSAAWEGPENPEDPDEELHSTAELEGDARTLGLAGQEEEEDEDEPSMAPHDPTKATAELQAQAGPDGAEQPLEEQLGMEEGALGSESLGQGGSPEVTPDIPDTAELPVEIMKASGILEIVEQALEFNQELMGARVAEAGQGPGTRELSWDGGERPELSQDGGERSELSRDAEEHPEVSWDGGEHSELPQDAQEGSEFYQGEGEHPELSLDAQECSQLSRDAEEGSKLSRDAEEGSDLSQDAEEGSEFSQDAGEHSQLSQVAEEHPELHWDAEEDSKLSQNAEEGPELSRDAEEHPELSQDAEEHSQLSRDAEEHPELSQDAEEHSQLSRDAEEHPELSQDAEEHSQLSRDAEEHPELSQDAEVHSQLSRDADEDPELSRDEEEGSELPRDAGKHPELSWDAEEDSKLSRDAEERPELPQDAEEHPKLPRDAEEDPEISQEAEEGSSLSSSSEEEPTVQEALEVMQEGELRAQNGLHRPHSLEELPEFTEELLNGTSSTAPAQETLSEPSGVLPAQIPSPGDGTATKLGDGSLRGKQLSPVSPALGEEDVLSPTAQRQPCSSGDE; encoded by the exons ATGGaggccctggagcaggagcagcagagcctgcgGGTGCAGATCGCGCGGGTGCTGGaggacaggcagcagctgatgcACCTCAAGATGTCCCTGAGCCTGGAAGTGGCGACCTACAG GACGCTGCTGGAAGCCGAGAGCAGCCGCCTGCAGGTGCCCGCCGGGGAATTCAGGGTGACAAACGGGCTCAGAG ATCTCAAactggagctgagcagcagcaaagcatCACCAGCGAGCCCCGAGGCCAGGCGGGTGCTGCCCTGcacccccttccccagggtgACCAAACACCCCCAAAGTGCCACCCTGACGCCCCAAAGTGCCACCCTGACGCCCCAAATCACCAGGGAGCTCCAGAAATCCACCCCAGCCCTCCatggcagtgccaccagcagggttagggggctgggggctctcacacccaccccaccccaggcaggcagagcctccctTGCCCTCTCCCCCGAGCAGGAGAGCTGTGGGGTGGAAggtccagcctggccaggaggAGATGAGGCTGCAAtgagcccagggatggagcgtgccctgcccagagcctctggggacagtggcagtgccagcctgcagcccctgggagatgcccacaggctgcagtaCCCGGCCCAGCTGGTCAGCGAGGCGCTGGAGGATGCCCTCAAGGAGATGGGAGATGATGCTCAGCCCCAAGAGGAGCCCACACCCAACTCCACGTGGGATATccgtgctcccagccctgttttCCCCACCAAGGCCGTGCCAGAGGGGcctggggaagggcaggagggctctgagGATGAGGAGAGAGCTGAGGAGgtgatgctccaagggctggcTAAGGAGAGCAGCcccctgcaggacacagctccatccccaccCAGCGTGGACCCTCCCTTGGGGAGCCAGGAAGATCTGGGAGcatgggaggaggaggaagaagaggaagaggaggaggttcctgctgtgctgagcccaAGGGATGCAGAAATGGAGGCCCAGGAAGGACACGAGGATCTGCCTGGGCAGACAGAGAGCAGCTGGGAAAAGCCAGAGGAGCAAAGGACACAAACCCCCAGCACGCAGCCTTCACACCCCTccgaggatgaggaggagggagaTCTCCAGCAGGAAGGAACAGATGTGCAAGAGGAGAAATGTCCCCACAGAGAAGtggaagctgctggtgctgtcctCGTTCAAAGCCACCTGGCTCTGCCCACAGAaggtcacctggagcaggactTTGCTGATGCAGAGCAGGAAAGGGCTGAGCAGCACAAAATGCCCAGGTGTGAGGtggacctggctgcagagcagggaagggagcaggagctgtgcccagagcaggaacTCAAGGGTGTCCCTGAGGCCATCCCAGCAGAGGAGCCTCccacaggagctggaggagatgctggggcaggggaggggacaggcagagggggagatggtgagggagaaaagggagaggccagcagggaggtgctggaagAGGAGGATCACGGGGTGGGACAGGACCCCATGGCAGGAGAAGACCTTGGGGCAGGAGAAGACCTTGGGGCAGGAGAAGATTTTGGGGCAGGAGAAGTCCATGGGGCAGGAGAAGGCTCCAAGGTAGGAGAAGGCTCTGAGGCAGGAGAAGATCTTGGGGCAGAATTTCTTGGGGCAGGAGAAGATCTTGGGGAAGGAGAAGGCTCCAAGGTAGAAGGCTCCAATATAGAAGACCATGGGGCAGGAGAAGACCATGGGGCAGGAGAGGCAGGTGAGACCCTGGagggggacagcagagccccggaggagcctgaggagctgcaggaaggagaggaggaggaacaggaggagctggagccaggagaggagccctgggcacaggagggtgACCATGGCAGTGCCCAAGAGGACTGGCAGGTGACagcaggggacactgaggggccaGGACAGCCGGCCTGGGCAGGTGACACCCTGAGCAGTGCAGGAAGGCTGGAAAGCGAGCAGAGAGGTGGcacagggccagcagagctggaggaggcccaggaggatgatgaaggagatgccaggaggcaggagatgaggcagcagcaggcgctggcacaggctgagctggcacagctgggcagcgTGGCACAGCCTGAGCCAACCCCTCCAGGttcccctgggcacagccaggagctggcagaggcttcAGGGCAAccaggggagctggggcaggtgcCAGGTGCCAGCACTGAGTGGGCACTGGAGGAGACCCCCAGAgacacagagctggcagagctggagagctcagagctggtggcaccAGCGCAGGTGCCAGGTGAGAACAGCAAGTGGGCATTGGAGGAAGCCACCAGAgacccagagctggcagagctggtggcactggggcaaGTGCCAGGTGACAGTGCTGAGTGGGCATTAGAGGAGACCCCCAGAGACACAGAACCCATAGAGctggagagctcagagctggtggcactggggcag gTGCCAGGTGACAGTGCTGAGTGGGCACTGGAGGAGGCCACCAGAGACACAGAACCCACTGAGctggtggcaccagggcaggTGCCAGGTGAGAAGAACGAGTGGGCATTAGAGGAGACCCCCAGAGATACAGAACCCCCAGAATTGGAGAGCGcagagctggtggcactggggcaggtgCCAGGTGAGTGGGCACTGGAGGAGACCCCAAGAaccccagagctggcagtgggCACGGGCAGGAGGGTGGAGCTGGAGGACACCCTGCCCGACAGCACCCCCCTGCACCTCTACCAGGAGGAGATGCTGATGGGGACACCCAGCCCAGACCCTCCAGAGAGCAAGGACACCACGGGCACAGCTCCTGTGtgtgccacagcccagcagggccaaGGGAGGGACCAGCCACCAACTGCCAGCGTGCCAcaagaggaggcagaggaggctgaagaagaGGAAGGTTATTTCATGGTCTCTGCTCCCAGCCAAGAGGTGTCCAGCTCAGAGGAAGCCGAGATTCCTGAGGACTTTGAAGAAATTCAAGTGGACGCAGCTGAAGGCGGCCAAGATggtctgggggctcctggggaagcgtCTGCAGGGCCAGAGGAGGGCACAGAGCACCTGGAggtgctggctgcaggagcagatgAGGGTATGGAGGTGCCCACTGAGGTgccagaggatgaggagggcactgctgagctggaggAAGGCCCAGAAGAAGACCCCAGCTGCCTTGGGGTGGTGGAACCATCATCAGGAGGTTCTGGTGAGCCAGCCCAGGATGCCACAGCATGGCAGGGACCACCAGAGCACCCAGAAGATCCAGATGAGGAGCtccacagcacagctgagctggaggaAGGCCCAGAAGAAGATCCAAACTGCCTTGGGGTGGTGGGACCACCATCAGGAGGCTCTGGTGAGCCAGCCCTGGGTGCCACAGGCTCTGCAGTGTGGGAGAGACCAGAGCACCCAGATCTGGCTGCTGATCTAGATGATGGTATGGAGGTGCCCACTGAGGAACCTGAGGTGCCAGAGGATGAGGAGGTCACTGCTGAGCTGGAGGAAGGCCCAGAAGAAGACTCCAGCTCTATGGGGGTGATGGAACCATCATCAGGAGGTTCTGGTGAGCCAGCCCAGGGTGCCACAGGCTCTGCAGAAGAGCACCCAGAAGATCTGGCTGCTGAAGCAGATATGGAGGTGCCCACTGAGGAACCTGAGGTGCCAAATGATGAAGAGGACACTGCTGAGCTGGAAAAAGGCCCAGAAGAAGATCCAAACTGTCTGGGGGTGGTGGAACCATCAGCAGGAGGTTCTGGTGAGCCAACCCAGGGTGCCACAGGCTCTGCAGCTTGGGAGGGACCAGAGAACCCAGAAGATCCAGATGAGGAGCtccacagcacagctgagctggagggGGATGCCAggaccctggggctggcagggcaggaggaggaggaagatgaggatgagCCAAGCATGGCTCCCCATGACCCAACCAAGGccacagcagagctccaggcccaggcagggcctgatggagcagagcagcccctggaagAGCAGCTAGGGATGGAGGAGggagccctgggcagtgagagcctggggcagggaggtTCTCCAGAGGTGACCCCAGACATCCCTGACACAGCCGAGCTGCCTGTGGAGATCATGAAAGCCTCGGGGATTCTGGAAATAGTTGAGCAGGCGCTGGAGTTCAACCAGGAGCTGATGGGAGCGAGggtggcagaggctgggcagggtcCTGGCACGAGAGAGCTGTCCTGGGATGGAGGAGAACGCCCTGAACTCTCCCAGGATGGAGGGGAACGCTCTGAGCTCTCCCGGGATGCAGAGGAACACCCTGAGGTGTCCTGGGATGGAGGGGAACACTCCGAGCTCCCCCAGGATGCCCAGGAAGGCTCTGAGTTCTACCAGGGTGAAGGCGAACACCCCGAGCTGTCTCTGGATGCCCAGGAATGCTCTCAGCTCTCCCGGGATGCAGAGGAAGGCTCCAAACTCTCCCGGGATGCAGAGGAAGGCTCTGATCTGTCCCAGGATGCAGAGGAAGGCTCAGAGTTCTCCCAGGATGCAGGAGAACACTCTCAGCTCTCCCAGGTTGCAGAGGAACACCCCGAGCTCCACTGGGATGCAGAGGAAGACTCCAAACTCTCTCAAAATGCAGAGGAAGGCCCTGAGCTGTCCCGGGATGCAGAAGAACACCCCGAGCTCTCCCAGGATGCAGAAGAACACTCTCAGCTCTCCCGGGATGCAGAAGAACACCCCGAGCTCTCCCAGGATGCAGAAGAACACTCTCAGCTCTCCCGGGATGCAGAAGAACACCCCGAGCTCTCCCAGGATGCAGAAGAACACTCTCAGCTCTCCCGGGATGCAGAAGAACACCCCGAGCTCTCCCAGGATGCAGAAGTACACTCTCAGCTCTCCCGGGATGCAGACGAAGATCCCGAGCTGTCCCGAGATGAAGAGGAAGGCTCAGAGCTGCCCCGGGATGCAGGAAAACACCCCGAGCTGTCCTGGGATGCAGAAGAAGACTCCAAACTCTCCCGAGATGCAGAGGAACGCCCCGAGCTCCCCCAGGATGCAGAGGAACACCCCAAACTCCCCAGGGATGCAGAGGAAGACCCCGAGATCTCCCAGGAGGCAGAGGAAGGCTCCTCCCTGTCCTCCTCCAGCGAGGAGGAGCCCACGGTGCAGGAGGCCCTGGAGGTGATGCAGGAGGGTGAGCTCCGGGCTCAGAACGGGCTGCACCGCCcgcacagcctggaggagctgcccgAATTCACCGAGGAGCTGCTGAACGGCACCTCCAGCACGGCCCCGGCACAGGAAACCCTCTCAGAGCCCTCGggggtgctgccagcacagatccccagccctggggatggcACTGCCACCAAGCTGGGGGATGGCAGCCTCAGGGGGAAGCAGCTGAGCCCCgtgtcccctgctctgggtgagGAGGATGTCCtgagccccacagcccagcggcagccctgctcctcagggGACGAGTGA